The Sporosarcina ureae genome includes a region encoding these proteins:
- a CDS encoding ABC transporter ATP-binding protein, with translation MDYVIEMLDVSKKFGNFYANDHITLQLEKGEIHALLGENGAGKSTLMNVLFGLYQPDGGEIRVRSERVAITDPNVANDLGIGMVHQHFMLVENLTVTENIILGSEPTKSGMINIKDSAKKVAEISKMYGLDVDPYAKIEDISVGMQQRVEILKTLYRGADILIFDEPTASLTPQEIDELLSIMKKLVAEGKSIILITHKLAEIMNVSDKVTVIRKGKGIGTVITAETNPEELATLMVGRQVTFKTEKGPSHPTEEVLKIENLQVNDYRGVAKLKGLNLSVRRGEIVGIAGIDGNGQSELIEAITGLTKVKSGNIFINDENVTNKKPRKITETGIGHIPQDRHKHGLVLDFSVGYNTALQSYYHEPLSKGGIMNYKVVNEKAEELIKEYDVRTQGTHELARALSGGNQQKLIIGREIMRNPDLLIAALPTRGLDVGAIEFIHRRLIEQRDSGKAVLLITFELDEVMNVSDKIAVIYDGKIVGTVIPQETTEQALGLMMAGHSKDVAEKKALAAEKDGDEQHVE, from the coding sequence ATGGATTATGTAATAGAGATGCTAGATGTTTCAAAAAAGTTCGGAAATTTTTATGCGAATGATCATATTACATTACAACTAGAGAAAGGCGAGATCCACGCACTGCTTGGTGAAAACGGTGCCGGGAAGTCTACCTTAATGAACGTACTATTTGGTTTATATCAACCAGATGGTGGAGAAATTCGCGTTCGAAGCGAAAGAGTAGCAATTACTGACCCGAACGTAGCAAATGATCTAGGTATTGGGATGGTGCATCAGCACTTTATGTTGGTAGAGAATTTAACGGTGACCGAAAATATTATTTTAGGTAGTGAGCCAACTAAATCCGGAATGATCAACATTAAGGATTCTGCGAAAAAAGTTGCTGAAATTTCAAAGATGTATGGACTGGATGTCGATCCGTACGCGAAGATAGAAGATATATCTGTAGGTATGCAACAACGTGTCGAAATTCTTAAGACACTTTATCGTGGCGCAGATATCCTAATATTTGATGAACCCACTGCATCTTTAACGCCTCAAGAAATTGATGAATTGCTAAGTATTATGAAAAAACTTGTTGCAGAAGGAAAATCAATCATCTTAATCACCCATAAACTGGCAGAAATTATGAATGTGTCAGATAAAGTAACTGTCATCCGTAAAGGTAAAGGAATTGGTACTGTTATTACAGCAGAAACGAATCCCGAAGAATTGGCGACGTTGATGGTAGGACGTCAAGTAACATTTAAAACGGAAAAAGGCCCATCCCACCCGACGGAAGAAGTATTGAAAATAGAAAATCTACAAGTTAATGACTATCGGGGAGTTGCTAAATTAAAAGGACTTAATCTTTCTGTGCGTCGCGGTGAAATAGTTGGAATTGCCGGCATCGATGGTAACGGTCAATCCGAATTAATCGAAGCGATCACGGGCTTGACTAAAGTGAAAAGCGGTAACATTTTTATCAATGATGAAAATGTTACAAATAAAAAACCGCGGAAGATTACTGAAACCGGTATTGGACATATACCACAAGACCGCCATAAGCATGGACTTGTTCTAGACTTCTCAGTGGGGTATAATACCGCGCTTCAATCGTATTATCATGAACCATTATCTAAAGGTGGAATTATGAATTATAAAGTGGTCAATGAAAAAGCGGAAGAACTGATCAAAGAGTACGATGTTAGAACACAGGGGACACATGAATTAGCAAGAGCTTTATCCGGAGGGAATCAGCAAAAGCTGATCATCGGGAGAGAAATAATGAGAAATCCCGATTTACTGATTGCGGCATTACCTACACGTGGTTTGGATGTCGGAGCAATCGAGTTTATTCATCGTCGTCTAATTGAACAGCGTGACAGTGGAAAAGCGGTTTTGCTCATTACGTTTGAATTGGATGAAGTCATGAATGTCTCAGATAAGATTGCAGTTATTTATGACGGGAAAATTGTAGGTACGGTAATTCCGCAAGAAACAACCGAACAAGCATTAGGATTGATGATGGCGGGTCATTCTAAAGATGTTGCGGAGAAAAAAGCACTAGCTGCTGAGAAGGATGGTGATGAGCAGCATGTCGAATAG
- a CDS encoding ABC transporter permease, protein MLDVLYFIIPITIASAAPLIFTAIGGVFSERSGVINIGLEGLMIMGAFIGILFNLFFADTFGAWTPWIALLVAMLVSALFATLHAIASISFRADQVVSGVAINMLGLAVALFSVKMIFGKGQTDFIQQKIPRFNVPFLEDIPIIGPMFFKLVYGSSILAIAVAFIAWFVIYKTPFGLRLRSVGEHPMAADTMGIKVTKIRYIAVLISGGLAGIGGAVYSQTITNDFGHATINGQGFMALAAMIFGKWHPLGAMGAALFFGFAQALAISSSSIKFLEDIPAVYFHIFPYILTILALAGFLGKAKAPKALGKPYVKGNR, encoded by the coding sequence ATGTTAGATGTATTATATTTCATCATTCCTATAACAATTGCTTCTGCAGCTCCTCTTATTTTCACAGCAATTGGCGGTGTATTCTCTGAACGATCTGGAGTTATTAATATCGGATTAGAAGGCCTCATGATTATGGGGGCATTCATCGGTATCCTATTCAATCTATTTTTCGCGGATACCTTTGGAGCATGGACACCTTGGATTGCGTTACTTGTGGCAATGCTCGTTTCAGCACTATTTGCAACACTTCATGCTATAGCATCTATCTCGTTCCGAGCGGATCAAGTAGTATCAGGTGTAGCGATTAATATGTTAGGTTTGGCTGTTGCATTGTTCTCAGTAAAAATGATTTTTGGCAAAGGTCAAACTGATTTTATTCAACAAAAAATTCCGAGATTCAATGTGCCTTTTTTGGAGGATATTCCAATCATTGGCCCTATGTTTTTTAAGTTAGTCTATGGTTCTTCTATATTGGCGATTGCCGTTGCGTTTATTGCTTGGTTTGTTATTTACAAAACACCATTTGGTTTACGTCTCCGCTCAGTAGGTGAACATCCTATGGCAGCAGACACAATGGGAATTAAAGTAACAAAAATTCGTTATATCGCGGTTCTGATTTCTGGGGGACTTGCAGGAATAGGTGGAGCAGTTTATTCTCAAACCATCACAAATGATTTTGGACATGCGACTATTAATGGACAAGGATTTATGGCGCTAGCAGCGATGATTTTTGGTAAATGGCATCCATTAGGAGCTATGGGAGCCGCGTTATTCTTCGGTTTTGCACAGGCGTTAGCAATTAGTTCTTCTAGTATTAAATTCTTAGAAGATATTCCAGCAGTGTATTTCCATATCTTCCCTTATATTTTAACTATCCTGGCTCTTGCCGGATTCCTTGGGAAAGCGAAAGCACCAAAAGCACTTGGTAAGCCTTACGTTAAAGGAAATAGATAA
- a CDS encoding DNA translocase FtsK, which yields MAKKRAKKRAPAKKRQQKKQQSQMQPLWFEILGVVLIGIAIIMIFEFGIIGRGLSAFSRFLLGNWYVALPFLIIVQALIFMIKRQIGGYKHRVVIGCLFILGSMLLFSHVHLFQTLYESKVLMSNSALKETWKVLITNDGIHDQTGTLGGGMLGAVLFAMFYSLVDSSGATVAGVLLLLIGIILLTGKALIPFLVEQTPILMNDIKKKWAAREKKSVKSPEEKRKESARSNRRSKPKPVDTSEREAVQENPEPASEPIISSFTAKIEQATQPEIEQETESKPEEDSTLDPIDPAADYPVMGGEQENESYILPSAKLLEPPVASDQSGEYDLIQANAKKLEKTFLSFGVKTRVTQVHLGPAVTKYEILPDTGVKVSRIVSLADDIALALAASGIRIEAPIPGKSAVGIEVPNNAVAMVSLREVLESKENNPPESKLLVGLGRDVTGQAMMTELNKMPHVLIAGATGSGKSVCVNGIIMSIIMRAKPHEVKMMMIDPKMVELNVFNGIPHLLAPVVTDPRKAAQALQRVVSEMERRYELFSHTGTRNIEGYNNHIEQWNEDHDEKHPRMPYIVVIVDELADLMMVASSDVEDSITRLAQMARAAGIHLIIATQRPSVDVITGIIKANIPSRIAFAVSSAIDSRTILDGAGAEKLLGRGDMLFLPAGASKPTRIQGAFVSDEEVEAVVNFVIEQQKAQYQEEMIPTEVEVVAPHEETDELYDEAVQMVVDMQTASVSMIQRRFRVGYARAARIVDQMEARGVVGPPEGSKPRHVLLAKSELEM from the coding sequence ATGGCGAAAAAACGTGCTAAAAAGAGAGCGCCAGCGAAGAAAAGACAACAGAAAAAACAGCAAAGTCAAATGCAACCGCTCTGGTTTGAAATTCTAGGCGTCGTCCTAATTGGTATCGCAATAATAATGATCTTTGAATTTGGTATTATCGGTCGGGGTTTATCGGCATTTTCTCGATTTTTATTAGGGAACTGGTACGTTGCATTGCCATTTTTAATTATTGTGCAGGCATTGATTTTCATGATTAAAAGACAGATTGGTGGATACAAGCATCGAGTCGTAATCGGTTGTTTATTCATTTTAGGCAGTATGCTTCTGTTCAGTCATGTTCATTTATTTCAAACATTATATGAAAGCAAGGTTTTGATGTCAAATTCAGCATTAAAGGAAACATGGAAAGTACTCATCACAAATGATGGGATACATGACCAAACAGGGACTTTAGGTGGCGGCATGCTAGGTGCTGTACTGTTTGCGATGTTTTATTCATTGGTAGATTCATCGGGTGCTACAGTAGCTGGAGTGCTGTTACTGCTCATTGGTATCATCCTGTTGACAGGAAAGGCATTGATTCCGTTCCTAGTAGAGCAAACACCAATCTTAATGAATGATATAAAGAAAAAGTGGGCAGCGAGGGAAAAGAAATCAGTCAAGTCACCTGAAGAAAAACGTAAAGAAAGTGCACGTAGTAATAGAAGGAGTAAGCCGAAACCGGTAGACACTTCTGAAAGAGAAGCGGTACAAGAAAATCCGGAGCCTGCCAGTGAACCGATTATTTCTAGCTTCACAGCAAAAATTGAACAGGCAACGCAACCAGAAATTGAACAGGAAACGGAGTCGAAACCTGAAGAGGATTCTACACTCGATCCCATAGATCCTGCGGCTGATTATCCTGTAATGGGCGGAGAACAAGAAAACGAATCATATATTTTGCCATCAGCCAAACTACTAGAACCACCTGTAGCAAGTGACCAATCTGGAGAATATGATTTAATCCAGGCAAACGCTAAGAAACTAGAAAAAACGTTCCTGAGTTTTGGAGTCAAAACGCGCGTGACACAAGTCCATTTAGGGCCAGCAGTCACTAAATACGAAATCCTGCCTGACACGGGTGTGAAAGTAAGTCGCATCGTTAGTTTGGCGGATGACATAGCATTAGCATTGGCAGCTAGCGGCATTCGGATTGAAGCACCGATCCCTGGCAAGTCGGCAGTTGGAATTGAAGTTCCGAACAATGCGGTGGCGATGGTAAGTTTACGTGAAGTGCTTGAATCTAAGGAAAATAATCCTCCTGAGTCCAAGTTGCTAGTAGGTTTAGGCCGTGATGTGACCGGGCAAGCCATGATGACAGAGCTCAATAAAATGCCCCACGTATTAATCGCGGGTGCTACGGGTAGCGGTAAAAGTGTCTGTGTCAACGGGATCATTATGAGTATCATCATGCGGGCAAAACCACACGAAGTGAAAATGATGATGATCGATCCGAAAATGGTAGAGTTAAATGTATTTAATGGCATACCGCACTTATTAGCCCCCGTTGTTACGGATCCAAGAAAAGCAGCGCAAGCATTGCAACGAGTTGTGTCGGAGATGGAACGCAGATATGAGTTATTCTCTCATACTGGTACGCGGAATATTGAGGGATATAATAACCACATTGAACAATGGAATGAAGATCATGATGAGAAACACCCACGCATGCCGTATATCGTTGTCATTGTCGATGAGTTGGCCGACTTAATGATGGTGGCGTCAAGTGACGTAGAAGATTCCATCACACGTCTGGCGCAGATGGCAAGAGCTGCAGGTATTCATTTAATTATAGCGACACAGCGTCCAAGCGTTGACGTGATTACAGGTATCATTAAGGCAAATATCCCATCTCGAATTGCGTTTGCCGTATCTTCCGCAATCGATTCGCGAACTATTCTAGACGGTGCTGGTGCTGAGAAGTTATTGGGACGAGGAGATATGTTATTCCTTCCCGCTGGTGCTTCAAAACCGACACGTATTCAAGGGGCATTTGTTTCAGATGAGGAAGTAGAAGCGGTAGTGAACTTTGTGATCGAGCAACAAAAAGCTCAATATCAAGAAGAAATGATTCCGACTGAAGTAGAGGTAGTAGCACCTCATGAAGAAACCGATGAATTATATGATGAAGCAGTACAAATGGTGGTGGATATGCAGACTGCGTCTGTTTCGATGATCCAGCGGCGTTTTCGCGTTGGATATGCCAGGGCTGCACGTATAGTAGATCAAATGGAAGCGCGTGGTGTGGTAGGACCTCCTGAAGGTAGTAAGCCAAGACACGTACTACTCGCTAAATCAGAACTAGAAATGTAA
- a CDS encoding BMP family lipoprotein, whose amino-acid sequence MKKRKFGLAMSLVLAAGTMLAACGSDDKDNAGEKPATGDSGEKSEFSIAMVTDVGGIDDKSFNQSAWKGVKEFGEDQGWEKGTGGYDYLQSTGPEDYTTNLNNLARRDFNLIYGVGFLMEDAIEDIAAQQKDTQFSIIDGEVDAPNVASILFKEQEGGYLAGVAAGLMTKSDKIGFIGGMDNPVIERFEAGFLEGVKAVKPEIKVDSKYVGAFDKAELGKAEAGRMYSSGVDIIFHAAGGTGNGVFSEAKERKQADKDAYVWVIGVDSDQYEEGKVGDDNITLTSMLKRVDVAVKDIAELSMNGNFPGGETKVYGLKDDGLGLADSRGAIPQDVLDQIDEHAQKIANGEIEVPEFVEKKK is encoded by the coding sequence ATGAAGAAAAGAAAGTTTGGTCTAGCAATGTCTTTAGTGTTAGCTGCAGGTACAATGTTAGCAGCATGTGGCTCAGACGATAAAGATAATGCAGGGGAAAAGCCGGCAACAGGAGACAGCGGTGAGAAAAGCGAATTCTCAATTGCTATGGTAACTGACGTTGGAGGAATCGATGATAAATCATTCAACCAATCTGCATGGAAAGGCGTTAAAGAATTCGGAGAAGATCAAGGATGGGAAAAAGGAACTGGCGGATACGATTATCTGCAGTCAACTGGTCCGGAAGATTATACAACAAATCTTAACAACTTGGCTCGTCGTGACTTTAACTTAATATACGGAGTAGGTTTCTTGATGGAAGATGCAATTGAAGATATTGCCGCGCAACAAAAAGACACTCAATTCTCTATTATTGATGGGGAAGTAGATGCTCCAAACGTAGCTAGCATCCTCTTTAAAGAACAAGAAGGAGGATATTTAGCCGGAGTAGCAGCTGGATTAATGACAAAGTCAGATAAGATTGGTTTCATCGGTGGTATGGACAACCCTGTCATCGAGCGTTTTGAAGCTGGATTCCTAGAAGGCGTTAAAGCAGTGAAGCCTGAAATCAAAGTAGACTCAAAATACGTAGGTGCATTTGATAAAGCAGAACTTGGGAAAGCTGAGGCAGGCCGTATGTACTCTTCAGGCGTAGATATTATCTTCCACGCTGCGGGCGGTACAGGTAACGGTGTATTCTCTGAAGCGAAAGAACGTAAACAAGCAGATAAAGATGCGTATGTTTGGGTAATTGGTGTTGACTCTGACCAATATGAAGAAGGTAAAGTTGGAGATGACAACATTACGCTAACGTCTATGTTGAAGCGCGTTGATGTAGCAGTTAAAGATATTGCCGAGTTGTCAATGAATGGTAACTTCCCTGGTGGGGAAACAAAAGTATACGGTCTTAAAGATGATGGTTTAGGTCTTGCTGATTCACGTGGCGCAATTCCACAAGACGTATTGGATCAAATTGATGAACATGCACAAAAAATTGCAAATGGTGAAATTGAAGTGCCAGAGTTTGTAGAAAAGAAAAAATAA
- the yfmF gene encoding EF-P 5-aminopentanol modification-associated protein YfmF, whose product MFNKTKLQNGVHLYIRKTEQFKTVNVTIKWKAPLDQKKASERTVLANVMEDSTKQYPTLSSMRKALDELYGTVLFTDVSKRSSQHMVSLYTECVNDEFFVGEDIFKQLWQLIRSVVFDPNVTNKAFDPDVTEREKRNVRDRIRSIYDDKTRFAQKRMLEIMRPDHPASISAYGTEAAVSEITNESLYATYEDMINNDLIDIYVVGDVDEKEIIEQIKQFLPFEARDAAKQNDLPDVNVSGSVNTVREKQDMKQGKLHLGFHTPVSFHHPDYHKMQITNGVFGGFAHSKLFMNVREKESMAYYANSAFASHYGIVYVTAGIDADLEEKAVKLILEQLTALQNGDITEVELSQTIALLENSILSANDSARSQIEIYDQYKELDESFTAERLIQKWESVTLEDIKEMANTIQLEIVYLLSGKEGVSK is encoded by the coding sequence ATGTTCAATAAAACAAAATTACAAAATGGAGTTCATTTGTATATACGGAAAACGGAACAGTTTAAAACAGTGAACGTGACAATTAAGTGGAAAGCGCCATTGGATCAGAAGAAAGCTTCTGAACGTACTGTGTTGGCGAACGTGATGGAAGATTCAACAAAGCAGTATCCCACATTGAGTTCAATGCGCAAGGCGCTCGATGAGTTGTACGGTACGGTATTATTTACGGACGTCTCGAAAAGAAGCTCTCAACATATGGTTTCGCTTTATACGGAATGTGTGAACGATGAGTTTTTTGTAGGGGAAGATATTTTTAAACAGTTATGGCAATTGATCCGTTCTGTAGTATTTGATCCGAATGTAACGAATAAAGCATTTGATCCAGATGTTACAGAAAGAGAAAAGCGTAATGTCCGTGATCGGATACGTTCTATCTATGACGATAAAACACGCTTTGCACAAAAACGTATGCTTGAAATTATGAGACCAGATCATCCGGCCTCCATTTCGGCTTACGGAACCGAAGCTGCAGTGTCCGAGATTACGAATGAAAGTCTTTATGCTACATACGAAGATATGATCAATAATGATTTGATTGATATTTATGTAGTAGGCGATGTAGATGAAAAGGAAATCATCGAGCAAATTAAGCAATTCTTGCCGTTCGAAGCAAGAGATGCAGCGAAACAAAATGACTTGCCGGATGTAAACGTGTCAGGTTCTGTGAATACAGTTAGAGAAAAACAAGACATGAAACAAGGTAAACTTCATCTTGGTTTCCATACACCGGTATCATTCCATCATCCTGATTACCACAAAATGCAAATAACAAATGGTGTTTTCGGTGGCTTTGCTCACAGTAAACTATTCATGAATGTGCGAGAAAAAGAAAGTATGGCATACTATGCGAATAGCGCATTTGCTTCGCATTACGGGATCGTCTACGTCACGGCAGGTATTGATGCAGATTTAGAAGAGAAAGCTGTTAAGCTAATTCTTGAACAACTGACAGCATTACAAAATGGTGATATTACAGAGGTTGAGTTGAGTCAGACGATTGCACTTCTAGAAAACAGTATCTTGAGTGCAAATGATTCAGCCCGCAGTCAGATTGAGATTTATGATCAATATAAAGAGTTAGACGAGAGCTTCACTGCTGAAAGATTGATCCAAAAGTGGGAGTCAGTCACATTGGAAGACATAAAGGAAATGGCGAATACAATTCAATTGGAAATTGTGTATTTGTTGTCAGGTAAGGAGGGCGTTTCCAAATGA
- a CDS encoding ribonuclease J, whose protein sequence is MTKIQNELIRVIPLGGVGEIGKSMYVVEIDDELFVMDAGLMFPETEMLGIDFVIPDMTYLEENKDRVKGIFLTHGHEDAIGSIAYLLQKVQAPVYGTKLTLALAKEHLKNMPAPSNVRFFEVTNKSRMNFKRTHVTFFYTTHSIPDSLGIVFHTSEGAIVNTGEFKFDQAAKGKYRPDIAKMATIGEEGVFILMSDSTEAERPGYTTSESVIEKRLFKTFHEVQGRILVALYASNFIRIQQVLDQAAAKKKKVAVVGKSLESYFEVGLKLGYLQVEEDIVIPVKDMERYDDQDIVIIVTGNQGEPLEALEKIVRKHHREINIKSSDTVLITFTPSPVMETSMYKMMNELAKAGATVLTSTRNVHVSGHGSAEDLKMMLNLMQPKYFIPIQGEYRMLIAHSKLAQEIGLPKNRIFIADKGDIVEFKNEKLRMAGRVQAGNVLIDGIGVGDVGNIVLRDRKLLSQDGIFTVVVTLNRKQKRIAAGPEVVSRGFVYVRESEELFDEATKLITKVVEKYVNKETFEWTNIKQEIRETLSSYLYQQTKRRPMIIPIIMEY, encoded by the coding sequence GTGACGAAAATACAAAATGAATTAATTAGAGTAATTCCACTAGGTGGAGTAGGGGAAATCGGCAAGTCTATGTATGTCGTTGAAATCGATGATGAGCTATTTGTTATGGATGCAGGCTTAATGTTCCCGGAAACGGAAATGCTAGGTATTGACTTTGTAATACCTGATATGACCTATCTGGAAGAAAATAAAGATCGGGTCAAAGGAATCTTTTTAACACATGGTCATGAAGATGCGATTGGATCTATTGCTTATTTACTACAGAAAGTACAAGCCCCTGTGTACGGTACAAAGTTGACATTAGCGTTAGCGAAAGAACATTTGAAGAACATGCCAGCACCATCTAATGTGCGCTTCTTTGAAGTGACAAACAAAAGCCGTATGAACTTCAAGCGCACGCATGTGACGTTCTTTTACACGACACACAGTATTCCGGATTCTCTAGGAATTGTCTTCCATACAAGCGAAGGTGCAATCGTTAATACAGGAGAGTTCAAATTCGACCAAGCAGCAAAAGGTAAGTATCGCCCTGACATTGCAAAAATGGCTACAATTGGTGAAGAGGGTGTCTTTATCTTAATGTCCGATTCTACAGAAGCAGAACGTCCAGGTTATACAACGTCTGAGTCTGTAATCGAAAAACGTCTCTTTAAAACTTTCCATGAAGTACAAGGAAGAATTCTAGTAGCGCTGTATGCATCAAACTTCATTCGGATTCAGCAAGTGCTAGACCAGGCGGCAGCAAAGAAAAAGAAAGTAGCAGTGGTTGGTAAAAGCTTGGAGAGCTACTTTGAAGTCGGGTTAAAACTAGGTTATTTACAAGTGGAAGAAGATATTGTAATTCCGGTAAAAGACATGGAGCGTTATGATGATCAAGATATCGTGATTATCGTGACGGGTAACCAAGGTGAACCACTAGAAGCTTTAGAGAAAATTGTCCGTAAACATCATAGAGAAATTAATATCAAAAGTTCAGATACAGTATTGATCACATTCACGCCATCACCTGTTATGGAAACTTCCATGTACAAGATGATGAATGAGCTAGCAAAGGCTGGAGCAACTGTACTGACGTCCACACGAAATGTACACGTATCCGGTCACGGTTCTGCCGAAGACTTGAAAATGATGTTAAATCTTATGCAACCAAAATACTTTATCCCAATCCAAGGAGAGTATCGTATGCTGATTGCACATTCCAAGCTTGCTCAAGAAATCGGATTGCCTAAAAACCGTATCTTTATAGCGGATAAAGGCGATATTGTTGAATTCAAGAACGAAAAGCTTCGTATGGCAGGTAGAGTACAGGCTGGTAATGTCTTGATCGATGGTATAGGTGTGGGTGATGTAGGCAACATCGTGTTGCGTGACCGTAAGCTATTATCTCAAGATGGAATCTTCACAGTCGTTGTGACATTGAACAGAAAGCAAAAACGAATCGCAGCGGGTCCCGAAGTGGTCTCAAGAGGCTTTGTTTATGTACGCGAATCGGAGGAACTGTTTGATGAAGCGACAAAACTGATTACTAAAGTCGTCGAAAAATATGTGAATAAAGAAACGTTCGAATGGACAAACATTAAACAAGAGATCCGTGAGACATTGAGTTCGTATTTGTATCAGCAAACAAAACGTCGCCCGATGATTATTCCAATCATTATGGAGTACTGA
- a CDS encoding ABC transporter permease has product MSNRMITILVPVVSIFLGLLVGAIVMLISDYNPITGYMALWNGIFGDSYAIGETIRQISPYLLAGLAVAFAFRTGLFNIGVEGQLIVGWFAAAYVGMAFDLPKMIHLPFALIAAAAAGALWGLVPGILKATLKVHEVIVTIMMNYIALHVVNALIKTLSGGGFKLERIHESASLRSEFLSNLTDYSTLHYGIFVALAMVVVMWFILEKTKTGYELKSVGYNENAARYAGMSANKNIVLAMVISGAFAGLGGAMEALGTFGNMSSMGGFTGIGFDGIAVALLGANTPLGVIFGATLFGSLKYGANNMPNEAGIPVEIVSIIIALVIFFVACGYIIRVGLIRLRNKKEAK; this is encoded by the coding sequence ATGTCGAATAGAATGATCACTATACTGGTTCCGGTAGTTTCGATCTTTTTAGGGCTCTTAGTAGGCGCGATCGTGATGCTGATCAGTGACTATAATCCCATCACAGGCTATATGGCATTATGGAATGGTATTTTTGGTGATTCTTATGCAATCGGTGAAACCATTCGTCAAATCAGTCCATACTTACTTGCAGGGCTTGCAGTAGCATTCGCCTTTAGAACTGGACTTTTCAATATTGGAGTAGAGGGACAATTAATCGTTGGCTGGTTTGCTGCAGCTTACGTAGGGATGGCATTCGATCTTCCGAAAATGATTCACTTGCCTTTCGCACTCATAGCAGCTGCTGCAGCAGGAGCACTATGGGGACTCGTACCTGGTATTTTAAAAGCAACATTGAAAGTACATGAAGTTATCGTCACCATTATGATGAACTACATTGCCTTACATGTAGTGAACGCATTAATAAAAACACTCTCCGGTGGTGGATTTAAATTAGAACGCATCCATGAATCAGCTTCACTTCGTTCAGAGTTCTTATCTAATCTAACGGACTATTCTACATTGCACTACGGAATATTCGTTGCATTAGCTATGGTGGTCGTCATGTGGTTCATTTTAGAGAAAACAAAGACAGGATATGAGTTGAAATCTGTTGGGTATAACGAAAATGCAGCGCGATATGCAGGAATGAGCGCTAATAAGAATATTGTACTGGCAATGGTCATTTCCGGTGCGTTCGCTGGACTTGGGGGCGCGATGGAGGCACTTGGTACGTTTGGTAACATGTCTTCAATGGGTGGCTTTACAGGGATCGGTTTTGATGGAATCGCTGTAGCCTTGCTAGGCGCGAATACGCCTCTTGGTGTAATCTTCGGTGCAACGTTATTCGGCTCATTGAAATATGGCGCGAATAATATGCCAAATGAAGCAGGAATTCCAGTAGAAATCGTTTCGATCATTATTGCATTGGTTATTTTCTTTGTTGCCTGTGGATACATCATCCGTGTAGGACTCATACGTTTGCGTAATAAGAAGGAGGCAAAGTGA